Proteins encoded within one genomic window of Hermetia illucens chromosome 2, iHerIll2.2.curated.20191125, whole genome shotgun sequence:
- the LOC119649019 gene encoding uncharacterized protein LOC119649019 isoform X1, whose protein sequence is MEQRSNALRVQPPRFQLPRTLQEGFSPNEVIHSFCNILFESWIHPNTREYSYHIISLDNFGRIFHRSWNSLTKFNHPPRIVQTFTLALEKDMFIVLKYSAGYKVERFLVLTQPLIKFIADLHKKQTEKRNDINNKEIQLPSLIVKINRKSLPKQFIDNIENSYGITYGPSLQQLFECYLLPEMEKPYMLLGHALTLNAIKDLVTEYQIDAVRQNLMYSKFVRASDVEPSSETESEESETDQEIESLKKVQTQTTTLPATNTLIQTPQTQNVDRMSSPFEADVPSSINRKQSLSKWSDEYCQESANLGREDARLPNKEQNKQEPKNNEVEKNRINKRHQIIEQVSKPLQPDVRENLNELDEDIVDMGPLDLCCGLDSRYCRCYRLKGYIPRTLNYELVCIKFSSLSTDSWRVTFEKYSYDSAYDDLYKTGNIMRSRDAGNNAVQMSLADAVEQYGEEILNNKYMAAIPCKLFRMWQQNELQADNDAKFLMVRLGDKNHLSKLGILDTAAVVFRQNEFQRILSQFTTFFACSEGDDNALEKRSEGEPDYEEDIRSVEVIIEPDLPDFITDSEEQTMESRVSEPTLRNYKVRNSQIKTKSIGIQVELSDIPFSIDCIAEIHCDLNMLAVTGDDIFKHGFDVWLQADYLTRAAYFHNGRKLETEKYVIHFLKDRSVSILLKEYSEEDKNSPNNKSLNGVENLVTDSLEWNIEMMGPGPVPFYFKKLKPAYITTENDFPSTLVAKKRIGNLINEVNGMIKHSGKRPIPVLWNSTKTLELSTVHYHSASKKLYLLFERNLHNKYSLDAIYFPDSASSKKIYNTKYGTFDTLQMETQQTAKVIVKISDFPKPLLIIISDAFVLNNGLIRECEALYHFECGDEVENKLKTSADDPKNPGISKRLVVNRARNGRRSAIKPPNFYNENAIQLRLNNIVNNYIELPYESNNNPTREAIEQAMMDLSLSSDDEESRLVINEFVDEQNSDVVTEQHEENVNVTSTTENSNELLDQNEKDKQEKRKEEMCIRSSSTLVKNSLPLQKKYAITQEWGREIRRNTDKMFLQRDISRIQPIRDLNVTLSNNRIKLLRGSSAKSEGSNQRPESSIEYRRQLEISNETGTKCFKRTTSKYSNLTQTGKGNLNNSSEPQDRSRDYQLLSACQRTQILNSDLLTSARINEDDYNHNLGKLKSRYHMTSESSKFLQLEQNSSLQTWATVSGSNTIISMEKVGREKENIEIASSTENSYKQPNHNVEDSIPAHTIPKVVNHLGCAESSSRRPLSVSNKKYSIKSTTMSTNEGNHTEVNDTIADRDSGELAKDTDQNKANDTALDLSTTLTKEKDLELLSLPQLMLTYPKPLPESQTKSKDISDMRKNDDKRHIYKKVLKAKIRENLLQHEPDVDIVQSSNDINALEVDSDISVDIKVTLNELNGSTELLTSSPIVRRKKDNVPVISNCTEREFLMEPRNTEEVLNGPTSHKKRRKNSDFEARKKAASSRTEYNAVSIRGRSFHAYSSGNNGSEENARRISNSNYNERIENIQAPHLPLHFEPEKSMERVAQSSSFRSPDVPVPSAEGNSSEFPLHNINPAQSVGDRSPFFIFSPHSPFAQSPNEQFTQRVDEFGNSVSADLRSSSTYRHQYSTNMHNSSFVPTVPNFFHIRGPPRMMMPPHQQHSQYNHIENSINNQHMRLPAPHSMPILNNVLTNFQADPSHPYRNSIIENARPARRKCSTHLGQYAPLIPPWITGLNASYPRTHRPTPIRSGTIPPLMQNTSSYLANQYQVSNGGVYGGLSAPHPMHIRPFAPEIVPPALRMNPIMQASPFNTRISQDHNADHRRQIENEIYRNNLDYARLLQLNCSSHYTGNYFSGF, encoded by the exons ATGGAGCAGCGCAGCAATGCTCTCCGAGTGCAGCCACCGCGATTTCAACTGCCGCGAACTCTCCAAGAAGGATTTTCGCCAAATGAAGTCATCCACTCTTTCTGCAATATACTCTTCGAATCTTGGATTCATCCAAACACAAGGGAATATTCATACCACATAATTTCGTTGGACAATTTTGGTCGAATATTCCACAGAAGTTGGAATTCACTAACCAAGTTCAATCATCCTCCCCGTATAGTACAAACTTTTACATTAGCCCTTGAGAAAGACATGTTCATCGTATTGAAATATTCAGCCGGATATAAAGTGGAGCGTTTTCTTGTGTTAACGCAGCCTTTGATAAAATTTATAGCAGATCTCCATAAGAAACAAACCGAAAAGCGAAATGATATAAATAACAAAGAAATTCAACTCCCATCGCTTATAGTTAAGATAAATCGAAAGTCATTACCAAAACAGTTTATTGATAATATAGAAAATAGCTACGGCATAACATATGGTCCAAGCCTTCAGCAGCTCTTTGAATGCTATCTACTGCCTGAAATGGAGAAGCCTTATATGCTCTTAGGGCATGCACTTACATTAAATGCAATAAAGGATTTGGTAACAGAATATCAAATAGACGCGGTCAGGCAAAATCTTATGTACAGTAAATTTGTCCGTGCAAGCGATGTAGAACCTAGTTCCGAGACTGAATCCGAGGAGAGTGAAACTGATCAGGAAATCGAAAGCCTGAAGAAAGTACAAACCCAAACAACAACTCTGCCTGCCACCAACACACTAATTCAAACGCCCCAAACACAAAATGTAGATAGAATGTCCAGTCCTTTCGAAGCAGATGTTCCAAGCTCAATAAATCGGAAACAAAGCTTATCAAAATGGAGTGATGAGTATTGTCAGGAGTCAGCAAACTTGGGTCGCGAGGATGCAAGGCTGCCAAATAAGGAGCAGAACAAACAAGAACCCAAAAATAATGAAGTGGAAAAGAATAGAATAAATAAAAGGCATCAGATCATTGAACAGGTATCCAAGCCATTGCAACCTGACGTCAGAGAAAATTTGAACGAGCTCGATGAAGATATTGTTGATATGGGGCCATTGGATTTATGCTGCGGATTAGACTCCAGATACTGCCGATGTTATCGACTCAAGGGTTATATTCCTAGAACTCTCAATTATGAACTCGTCTGCATCAAGTTTTCATCACTTAGTACTGATAGTTGGCGAGTTACATTTGAAAAATACTCTTACGATTCAGCATATGATGATCTCTACAAAACAGGAAATATAATGAGATCTCGTGATGCTGGGAATAATGCAGTACAAATGTCACTAGCTGATGCCGTGGAACAATACGGTGAAGAAATTTTGAACAACAAATATATGGCAGCAATCCCCTGCAAATTATTCAGGATGTGGCAGCAGAACGAACTTCAGGCTGACAACGATGCTAAATTTTTGATGGTACGTTTAGGAGACAAAAACCACCTTTCTAAGTTAGGGATATTGGATACTGCAGCAGTTGTCTTTAGGCAGAATGAATTTCAAAGGATTCTTAGTCAATTTACCACGTTCTTCGCGTGTAGCGAAGGGGATGACAATGCATTGGAAAAAAGATCGGAAGGAGAACCAGATTACGAAGAGGATATTAGATCGGTAGAAGTTATTATAGAACCTGACTTACCAGATTTTATAACAGATTCAGAAG AGCAAACGATGGAAAGCAGAGTTAGTgaaccaacactcagaaattACAAAGTCCGAaactctcaaataaaaacgaaatcaattGGAATACAAGTTGAGCTCAGCGATATTCCGTTCTCAATAGATTGCATTGCTGAAATTCATTGTGACTTGAACATGCTTGCTGTAACTGGTGATGATATTTTCAAACATGGTTTCGATGTATGGCTTCAAGCAGACTATTTAACACGCGCTGCATATTTTCACAATGGTCGCAAATTAGAAACAGAAAAGTATGTAATACACTTTTTGAAAGATAGATCTGTAAGCATTCTACTAAAGGAATATTCTGAAGAAGACAAAAATTCACCAAACAACAAATCTTTGAATGGAGTTGAAAACTTAGTCACTGATTCTTTAGAATGGAATATTGAAATGATGGGGCCTGGTCCAGtcccattttattttaaaaaattaaaacctgCTTACATAACAACTGAAAATGACTTTCCATCAACACTTGTagcgaagaagagaattgggaaTCTAATTAATGAAGTTAACGGTATGATTAAGCACAGCG GCAAGCGACCGATTCCAGTTTTATGGAATAGTACCAAAACGTTAGAGCTGTCTACGGTCCACTATCACAGTGCAAGCAAAAAACTCTACTTGTTGTTTGAAAGGAATTTACACAACAAATACAGCCTAGATGCTATATACTTCCCAGATTCAGCATCGTCTaagaaaatttataatacgaAATATGGCACGTTTGATACACTGCAAAT GGAAACTCAACAAACCGCCAAAGTTATCGTCAAAATTTCAGATTTCCCAAAACCATTACTCATAATTATATCCGATGCGTTTGTATTGAATAACGGATTAATACGTGAATGCGAAGCCCTGTATCACTTTGAATGCGGTGATGAGgtggaaaataaattgaaaacctCAGCAGATGACCCGAAAAATCCCGGTATTTCAAAGCGTTTGGTTGTGAATCGTGCCAGAAATGGTCGGCGCAGTGCTATTAAGCCGCCaaatttttataatgaaaacgCTATCCAACTACGATTAAATAATATAGTTAACAACTATATTGAACTTCCGTATGAAAGTAACAACAATCCAACTAGGGAAGCGATTGAACAAGCTATGATGGATTTGTCTTTGTCATCGGATGATGAAGAGAGTCGTCTTGTTATCAATGAATTTGTAGATGAGCAAAACTCAGACGTTGTAACTGAACAACATGAAGAAAACGTAAATGTTACTAGCACAACCGAAAATAGCAATGAACTGTTAGATCAAAATGAAAAGGACAAACAAgagaaacgaaaggaggaaatgT gCATTCGTTCATCTTCCACATTGGTGAAAAACAGTTTACCCttgcaaaaaaaatatgcaataaCACA AGAATGGGGCCGGGAAATACGAAGGAACACTGATAAAATGTTTCTACAG AGAGATATTTCCAGAATCCAGCCAATACGTGATCTGAATGTGACGCTTTCTAATAATCGAATAAAGTTATTACGAGGAAGttccgccaaaagtgaaggcagCAACCAAAGGCCAGAATCGAGTATTGAGTATCGAAGACAATTAGAAATTTCTAATGAAACTGGCACAAAGTGTTTTAAAAGAACCACAAGCAAATATAGCAATCTAACACAAACAGGAAAGGGAAATTTAAACAATTCAAGCGAACCACAGGACAGGAGTAGAGATTATCAATTATTAAGCGCTTGCCAACGCACTCAAATCTTGAATAGTGATTTATTAACATCAGCAAGGATAAATGAAGATGATTATAATCACAACTTGGGGAAACTGAAGAGTAGATATCACATGACGTCGGAATCTTCGAAATTTCTTCAGTTAGAACAAAATTCATCTCTGCAAACATGGGCCACTGTCAGCGGAAGCAACACTATTATTTCAATGGAAAAAGTGGGTCGTGAAAAGGAGAATATTGAAATAGCTTCAAGTACGGAAAATAGTTACAAACAACCTAACCACAACGTAGAAGACAGTATTCCAGCTCATACAATCCCGAAAGTCGTTAACCACTTGGGATGTGCAGAAAGCAGCAGTCGAAGACCTTTATCAGTTTcgaataaaaaatattcaatcaaATCCACAACCATGAGTACAAATGAGGGAAATCATACTGAAGTAAATGATACTATTGCAGACAGAGACTCAG gTGAATTAGCGAAAGACACCGATCAAAATAAAGCCAATGATACTGCATTAGATTTGTCTACAACACTTACAAAGGAAAAAGATTTGGAGTTGTTATCTTTACCTCAATTGATGTTGACTTATCCGAAACCTTTACCAGAATCTCAAACCAAATCAAAGGATATTTCGGATATGAGGAAAAATGACGATAAGCGGCATATCTACAAGAAAGTGCTTAAGGCAAAAATACGAGAAAATCTACTCCAACACGAACCCGATGTTGACATTGTGCAGTCGTCGAATGATATAAACGCTCTGGAAGTAGATTCTGATATTTCGGTTGATATAAAAgtcactctaaacgagctgaACGGTTCGACAGAACTACTAACATCATCACCAATAGTCCGCAGAAAGAAAGATAATGTACCAGTAATTAGTAATTGCACTGAACGAGAATTTCTTATGGAACCAAGAAATACTGAAGAAGTTTTgaatggacctacaagtcataaAAAACGACGCAAAAACTCTGACTTTGAAGCGAGAAAAAAAGCAGCGTCAAGTAGAACAGAATACAATGCCGTCAGTATTAGAGGGAGATCCTTCCATGCATATTCATCAGGAAATAATGGATCTGAAGAAAATGCACGGAgaatttctaattccaattacAATGAGAGAATCGAGAATATACAAGCGCCGCATTTACCACTTCATTTCG agcCAGAAAAATCAATGGAACGGGTAGCACAAAGTTCATCTTTTCGTAGCCCAGATGTTCCCGTTCCATCAGCAGAAGGAAACTCAAGTGAATTCCCCCTACACAACATAAATCCAGCTCAATCTGTAGGAGACCGGTCACCATTCTTTATATTCTCACCACATTCTCCATTTGCACAATCCCCTAACGAACAATTCACTCAGCGAGTTGATGAATTTGGAAATTCTGTAAGTGCAGATCTAAGATCTTCGTCAACTTATCGTCATCAGTATTCGACAAATATGCACAATTCGTCTTTTGTTCCGACAGTACCTAACTTTTTTCACATACGAGGACCCCCAAGAATGATGATGCCTCCTCATCAGCAGCATTCACAGTACAATCATATTGAAAATTCTATAAACAATCAACATATGCGCTTACCAGCACCACATTCAATGCCAATTTTGAACAATGTTTTGACTAATTTTCAAGCAGATCCAAGCCATCCTTACAGGAATTCTATTATTGAAAACGCACGGCCTGCAAGAAGAAAGTGCAGCACACATTTGGGACAGTATGCACCGCTCATTCCACCTTGGATTACTGGCCTCAATGCGAGCTATCCTCGAACTCATCGGCCTACGCCAATAAGAAGTGGAACGATACCGCCACTGATGCAAAATACTTCTTCGTATTTGGCTAATCAATATCAAGTGAGTAATGGAGGAGTCTATGGGGGTTTGTCAGCACCGCATCCTATGCATATTCGTCCTTTTGCTCCAGAAATAGTTCCCCCAGCGCTCCGGATGAATCCTATCATGCAAGCGTCGCCATTCAATACTAGAATATCTCAGGATCATAATGCCGATCATAGACGTCAAATTGAGAATGAAATTTATAGGAATAATCTGGATTATGCGCGACTGTTGCAATTGAATTGCTCTAGTCACTATACAGGGAATTATTTTAGTGGCTTTTGA
- the LOC119649019 gene encoding uncharacterized protein LOC119649019 isoform X2, producing MEQRSNALRVQPPRFQLPRTLQEGFSPNEVIHSFCNILFESWIHPNTREYSYHIISLDNFGRIFHRSWNSLTKFNHPPRIVQTFTLALEKDMFIVLKYSAGYKVERFLVLTQPLIKFIADLHKKQTEKRNDINNKEIQLPSLIVKINRKSLPKQFIDNIENSYGITYGPSLQQLFECYLLPEMEKPYMLLGHALTLNAIKDLVTEYQIDAVRQNLMYSKFVRASDVEPSSETESEESETDQEIESLKKVQTQTTTLPATNTLIQTPQTQNVDRMSSPFEADVPSSINRKQSLSKWSDEYCQESANLGREDARLPNKEQNKQEPKNNEVEKNRINKRHQIIEQVSKPLQPDVRENLNELDEDIVDMGPLDLCCGLDSRYCRCYRLKGYIPRTLNYELVCIKFSSLSTDSWRVTFEKYSYDSAYDDLYKTGNIMRSRDAGNNAVQMSLADAVEQYGEEILNNKYMAAIPCKLFRMWQQNELQADNDAKFLMVRLGDKNHLSKLGILDTAAVVFRQNEFQRILSQFTTFFACSEGDDNALEKRSEGEPDYEEDIRSVEVIIEPDLPDFITDSEEQTMESRVSEPTLRNYKVRNSQIKTKSIGIQVELSDIPFSIDCIAEIHCDLNMLAVTGDDIFKHGFDVWLQADYLTRAAYFHNGRKLETEKYVIHFLKDRSVSILLKEYSEEDKNSPNNKSLNGVENLVTDSLEWNIEMMGPGPVPFYFKKLKPAYITTENDFPSTLVAKKRIGNLINEVNGMIKHSGKRPIPVLWNSTKTLELSTVHYHSASKKLYLLFERNLHNKYSLDAIYFPDSASSKKIYNTKYGTFDTLQMETQQTAKVIVKISDFPKPLLIIISDAFVLNNGLIRECEALYHFECGDEVENKLKTSADDPKNPGISKRLVVNRARNGRRSAIKPPNFYNENAIQLRLNNIVNNYIELPYESNNNPTREAIEQAMMDLSLSSDDEESRLVINEFVDEQNSDVVTEQHEENVNVTSTTENSNELLDQNEKDKQEKRKEEMCIRSSSTLVKNSLPLQKKYAITQEWGREIRRNTDKMFLQRDISRIQPIRDLNVTLSNNRIKLLRGSSAKSEGSNQRPESSIEYRRQLEISNETGTKCFKRTTSKYSNLTQTGKGNLNNSSEPQDRSRDYQLLSACQRTQILNSDLLTSARINEDDYNHNLGKLKSRYHMTSESSKFLQLEQNSSLQTWATVSGSNTIISMEKVGREKENIEIASSTENSYKQPNHNVEDSIPAHTIPKVVNHLGCAESSSRRPLSVSNKKYSIKSTTMSTNEGNHTEVNDTIADRDSGELAKDTDQNKANDTALDLSTTLTKEKDLELLSLPQLMLTYPKPLPESQTKSKDISDMRKNDDKRHIYKKVLKAKIRENLLQHEPDVDIVQSSNDINALEVDSDISVDIKVTLNELNGSTELLTSSPIVRRKKDNVPVISNCTEREFLMEPRNTEEVLNGPTSHKKRRKNSDFEARKKAASSRTEYNAVSIRGRSFHAYSSGNNGSEENARRISNSNYNERIENIQAPHLPLHFEPEKSMERVAQSSSFRSPDVPVPSAEGNSSEFPLHNINPAQSVGDRSPFFIFSPHSPFAQSPNEQFTQRVDEFGNSYLTFFTYEDPQE from the exons ATGGAGCAGCGCAGCAATGCTCTCCGAGTGCAGCCACCGCGATTTCAACTGCCGCGAACTCTCCAAGAAGGATTTTCGCCAAATGAAGTCATCCACTCTTTCTGCAATATACTCTTCGAATCTTGGATTCATCCAAACACAAGGGAATATTCATACCACATAATTTCGTTGGACAATTTTGGTCGAATATTCCACAGAAGTTGGAATTCACTAACCAAGTTCAATCATCCTCCCCGTATAGTACAAACTTTTACATTAGCCCTTGAGAAAGACATGTTCATCGTATTGAAATATTCAGCCGGATATAAAGTGGAGCGTTTTCTTGTGTTAACGCAGCCTTTGATAAAATTTATAGCAGATCTCCATAAGAAACAAACCGAAAAGCGAAATGATATAAATAACAAAGAAATTCAACTCCCATCGCTTATAGTTAAGATAAATCGAAAGTCATTACCAAAACAGTTTATTGATAATATAGAAAATAGCTACGGCATAACATATGGTCCAAGCCTTCAGCAGCTCTTTGAATGCTATCTACTGCCTGAAATGGAGAAGCCTTATATGCTCTTAGGGCATGCACTTACATTAAATGCAATAAAGGATTTGGTAACAGAATATCAAATAGACGCGGTCAGGCAAAATCTTATGTACAGTAAATTTGTCCGTGCAAGCGATGTAGAACCTAGTTCCGAGACTGAATCCGAGGAGAGTGAAACTGATCAGGAAATCGAAAGCCTGAAGAAAGTACAAACCCAAACAACAACTCTGCCTGCCACCAACACACTAATTCAAACGCCCCAAACACAAAATGTAGATAGAATGTCCAGTCCTTTCGAAGCAGATGTTCCAAGCTCAATAAATCGGAAACAAAGCTTATCAAAATGGAGTGATGAGTATTGTCAGGAGTCAGCAAACTTGGGTCGCGAGGATGCAAGGCTGCCAAATAAGGAGCAGAACAAACAAGAACCCAAAAATAATGAAGTGGAAAAGAATAGAATAAATAAAAGGCATCAGATCATTGAACAGGTATCCAAGCCATTGCAACCTGACGTCAGAGAAAATTTGAACGAGCTCGATGAAGATATTGTTGATATGGGGCCATTGGATTTATGCTGCGGATTAGACTCCAGATACTGCCGATGTTATCGACTCAAGGGTTATATTCCTAGAACTCTCAATTATGAACTCGTCTGCATCAAGTTTTCATCACTTAGTACTGATAGTTGGCGAGTTACATTTGAAAAATACTCTTACGATTCAGCATATGATGATCTCTACAAAACAGGAAATATAATGAGATCTCGTGATGCTGGGAATAATGCAGTACAAATGTCACTAGCTGATGCCGTGGAACAATACGGTGAAGAAATTTTGAACAACAAATATATGGCAGCAATCCCCTGCAAATTATTCAGGATGTGGCAGCAGAACGAACTTCAGGCTGACAACGATGCTAAATTTTTGATGGTACGTTTAGGAGACAAAAACCACCTTTCTAAGTTAGGGATATTGGATACTGCAGCAGTTGTCTTTAGGCAGAATGAATTTCAAAGGATTCTTAGTCAATTTACCACGTTCTTCGCGTGTAGCGAAGGGGATGACAATGCATTGGAAAAAAGATCGGAAGGAGAACCAGATTACGAAGAGGATATTAGATCGGTAGAAGTTATTATAGAACCTGACTTACCAGATTTTATAACAGATTCAGAAG AGCAAACGATGGAAAGCAGAGTTAGTgaaccaacactcagaaattACAAAGTCCGAaactctcaaataaaaacgaaatcaattGGAATACAAGTTGAGCTCAGCGATATTCCGTTCTCAATAGATTGCATTGCTGAAATTCATTGTGACTTGAACATGCTTGCTGTAACTGGTGATGATATTTTCAAACATGGTTTCGATGTATGGCTTCAAGCAGACTATTTAACACGCGCTGCATATTTTCACAATGGTCGCAAATTAGAAACAGAAAAGTATGTAATACACTTTTTGAAAGATAGATCTGTAAGCATTCTACTAAAGGAATATTCTGAAGAAGACAAAAATTCACCAAACAACAAATCTTTGAATGGAGTTGAAAACTTAGTCACTGATTCTTTAGAATGGAATATTGAAATGATGGGGCCTGGTCCAGtcccattttattttaaaaaattaaaacctgCTTACATAACAACTGAAAATGACTTTCCATCAACACTTGTagcgaagaagagaattgggaaTCTAATTAATGAAGTTAACGGTATGATTAAGCACAGCG GCAAGCGACCGATTCCAGTTTTATGGAATAGTACCAAAACGTTAGAGCTGTCTACGGTCCACTATCACAGTGCAAGCAAAAAACTCTACTTGTTGTTTGAAAGGAATTTACACAACAAATACAGCCTAGATGCTATATACTTCCCAGATTCAGCATCGTCTaagaaaatttataatacgaAATATGGCACGTTTGATACACTGCAAAT GGAAACTCAACAAACCGCCAAAGTTATCGTCAAAATTTCAGATTTCCCAAAACCATTACTCATAATTATATCCGATGCGTTTGTATTGAATAACGGATTAATACGTGAATGCGAAGCCCTGTATCACTTTGAATGCGGTGATGAGgtggaaaataaattgaaaacctCAGCAGATGACCCGAAAAATCCCGGTATTTCAAAGCGTTTGGTTGTGAATCGTGCCAGAAATGGTCGGCGCAGTGCTATTAAGCCGCCaaatttttataatgaaaacgCTATCCAACTACGATTAAATAATATAGTTAACAACTATATTGAACTTCCGTATGAAAGTAACAACAATCCAACTAGGGAAGCGATTGAACAAGCTATGATGGATTTGTCTTTGTCATCGGATGATGAAGAGAGTCGTCTTGTTATCAATGAATTTGTAGATGAGCAAAACTCAGACGTTGTAACTGAACAACATGAAGAAAACGTAAATGTTACTAGCACAACCGAAAATAGCAATGAACTGTTAGATCAAAATGAAAAGGACAAACAAgagaaacgaaaggaggaaatgT gCATTCGTTCATCTTCCACATTGGTGAAAAACAGTTTACCCttgcaaaaaaaatatgcaataaCACA AGAATGGGGCCGGGAAATACGAAGGAACACTGATAAAATGTTTCTACAG AGAGATATTTCCAGAATCCAGCCAATACGTGATCTGAATGTGACGCTTTCTAATAATCGAATAAAGTTATTACGAGGAAGttccgccaaaagtgaaggcagCAACCAAAGGCCAGAATCGAGTATTGAGTATCGAAGACAATTAGAAATTTCTAATGAAACTGGCACAAAGTGTTTTAAAAGAACCACAAGCAAATATAGCAATCTAACACAAACAGGAAAGGGAAATTTAAACAATTCAAGCGAACCACAGGACAGGAGTAGAGATTATCAATTATTAAGCGCTTGCCAACGCACTCAAATCTTGAATAGTGATTTATTAACATCAGCAAGGATAAATGAAGATGATTATAATCACAACTTGGGGAAACTGAAGAGTAGATATCACATGACGTCGGAATCTTCGAAATTTCTTCAGTTAGAACAAAATTCATCTCTGCAAACATGGGCCACTGTCAGCGGAAGCAACACTATTATTTCAATGGAAAAAGTGGGTCGTGAAAAGGAGAATATTGAAATAGCTTCAAGTACGGAAAATAGTTACAAACAACCTAACCACAACGTAGAAGACAGTATTCCAGCTCATACAATCCCGAAAGTCGTTAACCACTTGGGATGTGCAGAAAGCAGCAGTCGAAGACCTTTATCAGTTTcgaataaaaaatattcaatcaaATCCACAACCATGAGTACAAATGAGGGAAATCATACTGAAGTAAATGATACTATTGCAGACAGAGACTCAG gTGAATTAGCGAAAGACACCGATCAAAATAAAGCCAATGATACTGCATTAGATTTGTCTACAACACTTACAAAGGAAAAAGATTTGGAGTTGTTATCTTTACCTCAATTGATGTTGACTTATCCGAAACCTTTACCAGAATCTCAAACCAAATCAAAGGATATTTCGGATATGAGGAAAAATGACGATAAGCGGCATATCTACAAGAAAGTGCTTAAGGCAAAAATACGAGAAAATCTACTCCAACACGAACCCGATGTTGACATTGTGCAGTCGTCGAATGATATAAACGCTCTGGAAGTAGATTCTGATATTTCGGTTGATATAAAAgtcactctaaacgagctgaACGGTTCGACAGAACTACTAACATCATCACCAATAGTCCGCAGAAAGAAAGATAATGTACCAGTAATTAGTAATTGCACTGAACGAGAATTTCTTATGGAACCAAGAAATACTGAAGAAGTTTTgaatggacctacaagtcataaAAAACGACGCAAAAACTCTGACTTTGAAGCGAGAAAAAAAGCAGCGTCAAGTAGAACAGAATACAATGCCGTCAGTATTAGAGGGAGATCCTTCCATGCATATTCATCAGGAAATAATGGATCTGAAGAAAATGCACGGAgaatttctaattccaattacAATGAGAGAATCGAGAATATACAAGCGCCGCATTTACCACTTCATTTCG agcCAGAAAAATCAATGGAACGGGTAGCACAAAGTTCATCTTTTCGTAGCCCAGATGTTCCCGTTCCATCAGCAGAAGGAAACTCAAGTGAATTCCCCCTACACAACATAAATCCAGCTCAATCTGTAGGAGACCGGTCACCATTCTTTATATTCTCACCACATTCTCCATTTGCACAATCCCCTAACGAACAATTCACTCAGCGAGTTGATGAATTTGGAAATTCT TACCTAACTTTTTTCACATACGAGGACCCCCAAGAATGA